From Streptomyces sp. Edi4, one genomic window encodes:
- a CDS encoding enoyl-CoA hydratase-related protein produces the protein MADTVLYEVSDGLATITINRPEAMNAMNTEAKTALREAVRAAAADAAVRAVLLTAAGRAFCVGQDLKEHVASLAADREAGTGQTMSTVREHYNPILKALTEMPKPVVAGVNGVAAGAGLGFALAADYRVVADTAAFNTSFAGVALTADSGVSWTLPRLIGQSRAADLLLFPRSISAQEAYEIGLVNKVVPAGELAGAALAVARTLAEGPTVAYGALKASLAYGAGHTLAEALEKEDELQTRAGASEDHAIAVAAFLAKEKPRYVGR, from the coding sequence ATGGCCGACACCGTGCTCTACGAGGTGAGCGACGGGCTCGCGACCATCACGATCAATCGGCCCGAGGCCATGAACGCCATGAACACGGAGGCGAAGACCGCCCTGCGTGAGGCGGTCCGGGCCGCGGCCGCCGACGCGGCGGTGCGCGCCGTGCTGCTCACCGCGGCCGGGCGGGCGTTCTGCGTCGGCCAGGACCTCAAGGAGCACGTCGCTTCGCTGGCGGCGGACCGCGAGGCGGGCACCGGGCAGACCATGAGCACCGTGCGCGAGCACTACAACCCGATCCTGAAGGCGCTCACCGAGATGCCCAAGCCCGTGGTGGCCGGCGTCAACGGGGTGGCGGCGGGCGCGGGACTCGGATTCGCGCTGGCGGCGGACTACCGGGTGGTCGCCGACACCGCCGCGTTCAACACCTCCTTCGCGGGGGTGGCCCTGACCGCCGACTCGGGCGTCTCATGGACGCTGCCGCGCCTGATCGGCCAGTCCCGCGCGGCCGACCTGCTGCTGTTCCCGCGCTCGATCTCCGCCCAGGAGGCGTACGAGATCGGCCTGGTCAACAAGGTCGTACCGGCCGGTGAGCTGGCCGGGGCCGCGCTCGCGGTGGCGCGGACACTGGCCGAGGGCCCGACGGTGGCGTACGGCGCGCTGAAGGCCTCGCTCGCGTACGGCGCGGGCCACACGCTCGCCGAGGCGCTGGAGAAGGAGGACGAGCTCCAGACGAGGGCGGGAGCCTCCGAGGACCACGCCATCGCGGTGGCCGCCTTCCTCGCCAAGGAGAAGCCGCGCTACGTGGGTCGCTGA
- a CDS encoding DUF3117 domain-containing protein: protein MAAMKPRTGDGPLEVTKEGRGIVMRVPLEGGGRLVVELTPDEADALGDALKKVVG, encoded by the coding sequence ATGGCGGCCATGAAGCCGCGGACGGGCGACGGCCCGCTCGAGGTGACCAAGGAGGGGCGGGGCATTGTCATGCGCGTTCCGCTCGAAGGCGGCGGTCGGCTTGTCGTCGAGCTGACTCCGGACGAGGCCGATGCCCTCGGCGATGCCCTGAAGAAGGTCGTCGGCTGA
- a CDS encoding O-methyltransferase, whose translation MRQPRGQERAITANRQTSWAFADAFVAEDDALRWARDRAREAGLRSVSPGTGAALRLLAATADAKAVAEIGTGTGVSGIYLLQGLRPDGVLTTVDPEPDRQQFAKQAFRAAGFATNRARFIPGRALDVLPRLADGGYDLVFCDGDRLESLDVLAESLRLLRPGGIVCFEGVFADGRTVDSAAQPAEVLRLRELLRAVRESTELVASLLPVGDGLLCAVRRG comes from the coding sequence TTGCGCCAACCAAGGGGACAGGAGAGGGCCATTACCGCCAACCGGCAGACGAGCTGGGCGTTCGCCGACGCCTTTGTCGCCGAGGACGACGCGCTGCGCTGGGCCCGCGACCGGGCCCGTGAGGCAGGCCTGCGTTCGGTGTCCCCGGGGACGGGTGCCGCGTTGCGGCTGCTCGCTGCCACCGCGGACGCCAAGGCGGTCGCGGAGATCGGCACCGGCACCGGCGTATCCGGCATCTATCTGCTCCAGGGGCTGCGGCCCGACGGCGTGCTGACCACCGTCGATCCGGAGCCGGACCGCCAGCAGTTCGCCAAGCAGGCCTTCCGTGCGGCCGGCTTCGCCACCAACCGGGCCCGCTTCATCCCGGGCCGCGCCCTCGATGTGCTGCCGAGGCTCGCGGACGGCGGGTACGACCTGGTGTTCTGCGACGGCGACCGCCTGGAGTCGCTCGACGTGCTCGCTGAATCGTTGCGCCTGCTGCGGCCCGGCGGCATCGTCTGCTTCGAGGGCGTCTTCGCCGACGGCCGCACGGTCGACTCGGCGGCCCAGCCGGCCGAGGTCCTGCGGCTGCGGGAGCTGCTGCGCGCGGTGCGCGAGAGCACGGAGCTCGTCGCCTCGCTGCTGCCCGTCGGGGACGGACTGCTCTGCGCGGTCCGCCGGGGCTGA
- the sigE gene encoding RNA polymerase sigma factor SigE, with translation MVGAPLDTTRADRGGAAAPVDRGGVLRRLLRSAGEPKSVTNTADRSRATSSATTATFADAESQAWTPPTWEEIVSTHSGRVYRLAYRLTGNQHDAEDLTQEVFVRVFRSLSTYTPGTFEGWLHRITTNLFLDMVRRRQRIRFDALGDDAAERLPSREPNPQQAFNDAHFDADVQQALDTLAPEFRAAVVLCDIEGLSYEEIAATLGVKLGTVRSRIHRGRSHLRKALQHRSPEARAEQQRALAGVAPGALGVAGEGMA, from the coding sequence ATGGTAGGGGCTCCGCTGGACACCACCAGAGCCGACAGGGGAGGTGCGGCTGCGCCTGTGGATCGGGGAGGAGTGCTGCGGCGCCTTCTCAGGTCGGCGGGTGAGCCGAAATCCGTGACCAACACCGCTGACCGTTCCCGCGCTACCAGCTCCGCAACTACCGCGACGTTCGCCGACGCGGAATCCCAGGCGTGGACTCCTCCTACGTGGGAGGAGATCGTCAGCACGCACAGCGGCCGCGTCTACCGCCTCGCCTACCGCCTGACGGGCAATCAGCACGACGCCGAAGACCTCACGCAGGAGGTCTTCGTCCGCGTCTTCCGCTCGTTGTCGACGTACACGCCGGGCACCTTCGAGGGCTGGCTGCACCGCATCACCACCAACCTCTTCCTCGACATGGTCCGCCGCCGCCAGCGCATCCGCTTCGACGCGCTCGGCGACGACGCGGCGGAGCGGCTGCCCAGCCGTGAGCCCAACCCCCAACAGGCTTTCAACGACGCCCACTTCGACGCCGATGTGCAGCAGGCGCTGGACACGCTGGCGCCCGAGTTCCGCGCGGCCGTCGTGCTCTGCGACATCGAAGGTCTCTCCTACGAGGAGATCGCGGCCACTCTCGGAGTGAAGCTCGGCACCGTCCGCAGCCGGATCCACCGCGGCCGCTCGCATCTGCGCAAGGCCCTCCAGCACCGTTCGCCCGAAGCCCGCGCCGAGCAGCAGCGTGCGCTGGCGGGGGTGGCGCCGGGAGCGCTCGGGGTGGCCGGAGAGGGGATGGCGTGA
- a CDS encoding anti-sigma factor yields the protein MSGTSPTPAEQHLGDRLAALVDGELNHDARERVLSHLATCAKCKAEADAQRNLKNVFAQAAPPPPSETFLARLQGLSGGPVGRAGDLDEGDGSGGPFGGGRPADAFFGGLGALSPATGGPPAPRGAGAGDFGYLPARPHAGVLPDALTGGFRIHEVGRSEQDRSGSPWRGRRFVFAAASAVSLAAIALGGTLPLGSATGARAAGGSSVVPLRSGSPAPSGGSADDRRRGGTTAGLLSAMSTMSGGTSAPVTPGFSGLSGMPTQKGPVQPLGGTFPVARLNGSSLPPLIRPAVATLPLTTTDLSGGVLALAPSAAPAEPVRRAASGAPGMPLSARR from the coding sequence GTGAGTGGTACGAGTCCCACCCCGGCGGAACAGCACCTCGGGGACCGGCTCGCGGCTCTGGTCGACGGCGAGCTGAACCACGATGCCCGCGAACGTGTCCTGTCCCACTTGGCGACCTGCGCCAAGTGCAAGGCGGAGGCCGACGCCCAGCGCAACCTGAAGAACGTCTTCGCGCAGGCGGCCCCGCCACCCCCTTCGGAGACCTTCCTGGCCCGGCTCCAGGGCCTGTCCGGCGGCCCCGTGGGAAGAGCCGGCGACCTCGATGAAGGGGACGGCTCCGGCGGGCCGTTCGGCGGCGGCCGGCCGGCCGACGCGTTCTTCGGTGGGCTCGGCGCGCTGAGTCCCGCCACGGGCGGCCCGCCGGCCCCGCGCGGGGCCGGCGCGGGCGACTTCGGCTACCTCCCGGCCCGCCCTCACGCCGGCGTCCTGCCCGACGCGCTGACGGGTGGCTTCCGCATCCACGAGGTGGGCAGATCCGAGCAGGACCGCTCGGGATCGCCGTGGCGCGGGCGCAGATTCGTGTTCGCCGCCGCGAGCGCGGTGTCCCTCGCGGCCATCGCTTTGGGCGGCACGCTCCCGCTCGGCTCGGCCACGGGCGCCCGCGCGGCGGGTGGCAGCAGTGTGGTGCCGCTGCGTTCGGGCAGCCCCGCCCCGAGCGGCGGATCCGCCGACGACCGCCGCCGAGGCGGCACCACGGCCGGCCTGCTCTCCGCGATGTCCACGATGTCCGGGGGGACCTCGGCGCCCGTCACGCCGGGTTTCAGCGGCCTGAGCGGGATGCCCACGCAGAAGGGGCCGGTCCAGCCGCTGGGCGGCACGTTCCCCGTGGCCCGGCTCAACGGCTCTTCCTTGCCGCCGTTGATACGACCGGCCGTCGCGACCCTGCCGCTCACGACGACGGACCTCTCCGGCGGCGTGCTCGCGCTGGCCCCGTCGGCCGCCCCCGCCGAGCCGGTGCGCCGCGCCGCTTCGGGGGCTCCGGGGATGCCTCTCTCCGCACGGCGCTGA
- a CDS encoding trypsin-like peptidase domain-containing protein: protein MNQQKPTGPRPKWWSRPPAGRPEGSEPPVTPGPAEPPADTYDLAPPAPAPAPSADSAPAPSSEPHHASPMDPAPAAGPEPTGVDATDGTGDDVRTTESVPATTESVPATTESVPATTGSVPATTSPARGSSSGAPAEASPAGQTSGAERQGPLHAPDPYGTPPYGGPGPWAPAPPVQRPVPTPPGGTALPPQPAYAAPQPAYGVPPQASQAQPQPPAPQLPPPHQPPATPAPLLATDASFLATEPQWAQYDPWSGPGAAPGAAGGPGQPGPRKRRRGALLVGALLLALVAGGIGGGVGAYVERNGGITSVHLPQAGKEPGGRAPDSVAGIAASALPSVVTIHVSGVTESGTGTGFVLDNAGHILTNNHVVQPAGTSGKISVTFSGGESAAGTVVGRDTGYDLAVVKVDGVSGMKPLPLGNSDNVMVGDPVVAIGAPFDLSNTVTSGIISAKERPITAGGEAGDGSDVSYVDALQTDAPINPGNSGGPLVDSKARVIGINSAIRSVGGGSKEGGGQAGSIGLGFAIPVNQAKRVAEELINTGRATHPVIGVTLDMKYTGDGARVGDKASDGKPAVVPGGPGDKAGVASGDVITKVDGQRVHSAEELIVKIRAHRPGDRLGLTVRRDGKERELTLTLGSAS, encoded by the coding sequence ATGAACCAGCAGAAGCCCACCGGGCCGAGGCCCAAGTGGTGGAGCCGTCCGCCGGCAGGCCGACCCGAAGGCAGTGAGCCCCCGGTGACGCCCGGCCCCGCCGAACCCCCTGCGGACACCTACGACTTGGCCCCGCCGGCCCCGGCCCCGGCCCCGTCAGCGGACTCGGCCCCGGCCCCGTCGTCCGAGCCGCACCACGCGTCACCCATGGACCCCGCGCCCGCCGCCGGGCCCGAACCCACCGGGGTGGACGCGACCGACGGCACGGGCGACGACGTCCGTACCACCGAGAGCGTGCCCGCCACCACCGAGAGCGTGCCCGCCACCACCGAGAGCGTGCCCGCCACCACCGGCAGCGTGCCCGCCACCACCTCCCCCGCCCGCGGCTCAAGCTCCGGCGCTCCCGCCGAGGCATCCCCCGCCGGCCAGACCTCCGGCGCCGAGCGGCAGGGCCCCTTGCACGCGCCCGACCCCTACGGCACCCCGCCCTACGGCGGGCCCGGCCCCTGGGCACCAGCGCCGCCCGTGCAGCGTCCGGTACCGACGCCGCCCGGCGGCACCGCGCTGCCCCCGCAGCCCGCCTACGCCGCGCCCCAGCCCGCGTACGGCGTGCCCCCGCAGGCCTCCCAGGCCCAGCCCCAGCCGCCCGCCCCGCAGCTGCCGCCACCGCACCAACCACCCGCGACTCCCGCGCCCCTCCTCGCCACGGACGCGTCCTTCCTGGCCACAGAGCCCCAGTGGGCCCAGTACGACCCCTGGAGCGGGCCCGGAGCCGCGCCGGGGGCCGCCGGGGGGCCGGGGCAGCCGGGGCCCAGGAAGCGGCGGCGAGGCGCGCTGCTGGTCGGGGCGCTGCTGCTCGCGCTGGTCGCCGGTGGCATCGGCGGCGGCGTGGGGGCGTACGTGGAGCGCAACGGCGGGATCACCAGCGTGCACCTGCCGCAGGCGGGCAAGGAGCCGGGGGGCCGCGCCCCCGACAGCGTCGCCGGGATCGCCGCGAGCGCGCTGCCGAGCGTGGTCACCATCCACGTCAGCGGCGTCACCGAGTCCGGCACCGGCACCGGCTTCGTCCTGGACAACGCCGGGCACATCCTGACCAACAACCACGTCGTGCAGCCCGCTGGCACCTCGGGGAAGATCTCCGTGACGTTCAGCGGGGGCGAGAGCGCGGCCGGCACGGTGGTGGGCCGCGACACCGGGTACGACCTGGCGGTGGTCAAGGTGGACGGCGTGTCGGGGATGAAGCCCCTGCCGCTCGGCAACTCCGACAACGTGATGGTCGGCGACCCGGTCGTGGCCATCGGCGCGCCCTTCGACCTCTCCAACACGGTGACCTCGGGGATCATCAGCGCCAAGGAGCGCCCGATCACCGCCGGGGGCGAGGCCGGCGACGGCAGCGACGTCAGCTATGTGGACGCGCTCCAGACCGACGCCCCGATAAACCCGGGCAATTCCGGCGGCCCGCTCGTGGACTCCAAGGCGCGCGTCATCGGCATCAACAGCGCGATCCGGTCCGTCGGGGGCGGCAGCAAGGAGGGCGGCGGCCAGGCCGGCTCCATAGGGCTCGGGTTCGCCATTCCGGTCAACCAGGCCAAGCGCGTCGCCGAGGAGCTGATCAACACGGGCCGGGCGACGCACCCGGTGATCGGTGTCACGCTCGACATGAAGTACACCGGTGACGGCGCCCGCGTCGGCGACAAGGCGAGCGACGGCAAGCCGGCCGTCGTCCCCGGCGGACCCGGCGACAAGGCGGGCGTCGCGTCGGGGGACGTCATCACCAAGGTGGACGGTCAGCGGGTGCACAGCGCCGAGGAGTTGATAGTGAAGATCCGCGCGCACCGCCCCGGCGACCGCCTCGGCCTGACCGTGCGGCGGGACGGCAAGGAGCGGGAGCTGACGCTGACGCTCGGCTCGGCGTCATGA
- a CDS encoding sec-independent translocase, whose translation MFTDIGPMEVVTLVVLAVLIFGPDKLPKLIQDLSNVIRKVRSFSESAKQDIRAELGPEFKDFEFEDLNPKTFVRKQLMENDDLGLKEIRSSFDLRKDMEEVADAVHGRETAPAAANGSVNGSGAGPDLVKKREKLDPGERPPFDADAT comes from the coding sequence GTGTTCACTGACATAGGGCCCATGGAAGTGGTCACACTCGTGGTCCTCGCCGTGCTCATCTTCGGCCCGGACAAGCTGCCCAAGCTGATCCAGGACCTCTCGAACGTGATCCGCAAGGTGCGCTCGTTCTCCGAGAGCGCGAAGCAGGACATCAGGGCCGAGCTGGGCCCCGAGTTCAAGGACTTCGAGTTCGAGGACCTGAACCCGAAGACGTTCGTGCGCAAGCAGCTGATGGAGAACGACGACCTGGGTCTGAAGGAGATCCGCAGCAGCTTCGACCTGCGCAAGGACATGGAAGAGGTCGCGGACGCCGTGCACGGCCGGGAGACGGCACCGGCGGCCGCGAACGGCTCGGTGAACGGGTCGGGCGCCGGCCCGGACCTGGTCAAGAAGCGCGAGAAGCTGGACCCGGGCGAGCGCCCTCCGTTTGACGCCGACGCCACCTGA
- a CDS encoding Mrp/NBP35 family ATP-binding protein, with the protein MATEDAVLEALATVNDPEIHRPITELGMVKSVEIGTDGAVAVTVYLTVSGCPMRETITKNVTEAVERVEGVSRVDVTLDVMSDEQRKELASALRGGTAEREVPFAQPGSLTRVYAVASGKGGVGKSSVTVNLAAAMAADGLKVGVVDADIYGHSVPRMLGVDGKPTQVENMIMPPSANGVKVISIGMFTPGNAPVVWRGPMLHRALQQFLADVYWGDLDVLLLDLPPGTGDIAISVAQLVPNAEILVVTTPQQAAAEVAERAGSIAVQTHQKIVGVVENMAGLPCPHCDEMVDVFGTGGGQKVADGLTRTTGATVPVLGSIPIDVRLREGGDDGRPVVLSNPDSPAGAALRAIAGKLGGRARGLSGMSLGITPRNKF; encoded by the coding sequence ATGGCTACGGAAGACGCGGTGCTTGAGGCACTGGCGACGGTGAACGACCCCGAGATCCACCGACCGATCACTGAGCTCGGCATGGTCAAATCGGTGGAGATCGGTACGGATGGGGCGGTCGCTGTCACGGTGTATCTGACCGTGTCCGGCTGCCCGATGCGCGAGACCATCACGAAGAACGTGACGGAGGCCGTCGAGCGGGTCGAGGGCGTCAGCCGCGTCGATGTGACGCTCGACGTGATGAGCGACGAGCAGCGCAAGGAGCTGGCGTCCGCGCTGCGCGGCGGCACCGCCGAGCGCGAGGTGCCCTTCGCCCAGCCCGGCTCACTGACCCGCGTCTACGCGGTCGCCTCCGGCAAGGGCGGCGTCGGCAAGTCCTCGGTGACGGTCAACCTGGCGGCCGCGATGGCGGCGGACGGCCTGAAGGTGGGCGTCGTGGACGCCGACATCTACGGTCACTCCGTGCCCCGCATGCTGGGCGTCGACGGCAAGCCCACCCAGGTCGAGAACATGATCATGCCGCCGTCCGCGAACGGCGTGAAGGTCATCTCCATCGGCATGTTCACCCCGGGCAACGCGCCGGTCGTGTGGCGCGGCCCGATGCTGCACCGCGCCCTCCAGCAGTTCCTCGCGGATGTGTACTGGGGCGACCTCGATGTCCTGCTCCTCGACCTGCCGCCGGGCACCGGCGACATCGCCATCTCGGTGGCCCAACTGGTGCCGAACGCCGAGATCCTGGTCGTGACCACCCCCCAGCAGGCCGCCGCCGAGGTCGCCGAACGGGCCGGCTCCATCGCCGTGCAGACGCACCAGAAGATCGTCGGTGTCGTCGAGAACATGGCGGGCCTGCCGTGCCCGCACTGCGACGAGATGGTCGACGTGTTCGGCACCGGTGGCGGGCAGAAGGTCGCCGACGGCCTCACCAGGACGACCGGCGCCACCGTGCCGGTGCTGGGCTCCATCCCGATCGACGTCCGTCTGCGCGAGGGCGGCGACGACGGCCGCCCCGTGGTCCTGTCCAACCCGGACTCCCCGGCGGGCGCCGCGCTGCGTGCCATCGCCGGCAAGCTGGGCGGCCGCGCCCGCGGCCTGTCGGGCATGTCGCTCGGGATCACCCCGCGCAACAAGTTCTAG
- a CDS encoding DUF1003 domain-containing protein produces the protein MGGTDRSEERTRASGASALPRGRSRLDQPSAGRVRLLPEWDPEAFGRFSERIARFLGTGRFIVWMTLIIILWVAWNIFAPSHLRFDNYPFIFLTLALSLQASYAAPLILLAQNRQDDRDRVTHEQDRKQNERSIADTEYLTREIAALRMGLGEVATRDWIRSELQDLVKEMDERRNLFPHERTHGRDEGDR, from the coding sequence ATGGGCGGCACTGACCGGTCCGAGGAGCGCACCCGCGCGAGCGGCGCGAGCGCCCTGCCGCGCGGCCGCAGCCGGCTCGACCAGCCGAGCGCGGGGCGTGTGCGGCTGCTGCCGGAGTGGGACCCCGAGGCGTTCGGGCGGTTCAGCGAGCGCATCGCGCGCTTCCTCGGCACCGGGCGTTTCATCGTCTGGATGACCCTGATCATCATCCTGTGGGTCGCCTGGAACATCTTCGCGCCGAGCCATCTGCGCTTCGACAACTACCCGTTCATCTTCCTCACCCTCGCGCTGTCCCTCCAGGCCTCCTACGCGGCCCCGCTGATCCTGCTGGCGCAGAACAGGCAGGACGACCGCGACCGGGTCACCCACGAGCAGGACCGCAAGCAGAACGAGCGGTCCATCGCCGACACCGAGTATCTGACCCGGGAGATCGCGGCGCTGCGGATGGGTCTGGGCGAGGTGGCCACCCGCGACTGGATCCGCTCCGAACTCCAGGACCTGGTCAAGGAGATGGACGAGCGCAGGAACCTATTCCCGCACGAGCGCACCCACGGACGTGACGAAGGCGACCGCTGA